One genomic window of Lepeophtheirus salmonis chromosome 5, UVic_Lsal_1.4, whole genome shotgun sequence includes the following:
- the LOC121118443 gene encoding uncharacterized protein, with the protein MPTTCAVYHCPSPRGLTYHVFPSDPEQASRWAGNWTKRKVLNFRNARMCSNHFKESDYKRDLRNELLGLPLRKIFTDPKSVVPTMNLSPVDQDSGDSDDGLDLEKYNKSVKKTLKRKSKGDSNRVKLHRYEEENPIVEIIEYKPNISDFHTQVEHTEEVESSNPSHGEKSRFYNQPNTSSESDWSDADSDSDSEVGREDFEDPFAVIERLKERLYAKNKRIQYLKRKLKYSKSDNNVQFVYVQDLTQIDDDKEKPIFKIMCDKKMKKGS; encoded by the exons ATGCCAACGACTTGTGCTGTGTATCACTGTCCGTCACCTAGAGGACTGACATATCATGTGTTCCCATCTGATCCAGAACAAGCCTCACGTTGGGCTGGTAATTGGACTAAGAGAAAGGTCTTGAATTTTCGAAATGCTCGAATGTGTTCCAATCATTTTAAGGAGTCAGATTATAAACGGGATCTACGAAATGAACTTTTGGGCCTTCCCCTTCGAAAGATTTTCACGGATCCCAAGAGTGTAGTTCCTACTATGAATTTAAGTCCTGTTGATCAGGACTCGGGTGACTCTGATGATGG ACtagatttagaaaaatataacaagTCCGTCAAAAAGACCTTAAAAAGGAAGTCCAAAGGGGACTCTAATAGGGTAAAATTACATAGATACGAAGAAGAAAATCCAATTGTTGAAATAATCGAGTATAAACCAAATATCAGTGACTTTCACACCCAAGTGGAACATACTGAAGAAGTTGAAAGTAGTAATCCAAGCCATGGAGAAAAAAGTCGATTTTACAATCAACC AAATACATCTTCTGAATCGGATTGGAGTGATGCAGATTCAGATTCAGATAGTGAAGTAGGCCGTGAGGATTTTGAAGATCCTTTTGCAGTCATTGAACGGTTGAAAGAAAGACTTTATgccaaaaataaaaggattcagtatttgaaaagaaaacttAAATATTCCAAGTCAGACAATAATGTCCAGTTCGTCTACGTTCAAGATTTGACACAAATCGACGATGACAAagaaaaacctatttttaaaataatgtgtgataaaaaaatgaagaaaggttCATGA